The following proteins come from a genomic window of Corallococcus sp. NCRR:
- a CDS encoding L-threonylcarbamoyladenylate synthase, translating into MPAAVAPILEVDVEHPSPRHVARAVEVLEKGGLIAYPTDTYYGLGCDLNAKKAIERLYQLKGRDKKKPLSLLCPDLSDVARYAHVSNFAYRAMKGLTPGAFTFILEATRLVPEVMMTKQKQVGLRVPDAALPRELAKALGRPLITTSATHTDGTVLSDARDIKTALGHGLDLILDGGVTLNEPSTVVSLIGDTLEILRQGKGSLES; encoded by the coding sequence ATGCCCGCCGCCGTCGCTCCCATCCTCGAGGTGGACGTGGAACACCCCTCGCCCCGCCATGTCGCACGCGCGGTGGAGGTGTTGGAGAAGGGCGGCCTCATCGCCTACCCCACGGACACGTACTACGGGCTCGGCTGCGATCTGAACGCCAAGAAAGCCATTGAGCGGCTGTACCAGCTCAAGGGTCGCGACAAGAAGAAGCCGCTGTCACTCCTGTGCCCGGACCTGTCGGACGTGGCCCGCTACGCGCACGTGAGCAACTTCGCCTACCGCGCCATGAAGGGGCTCACGCCGGGGGCCTTCACCTTCATCCTGGAGGCCACGCGCCTGGTGCCGGAGGTGATGATGACGAAGCAGAAGCAGGTGGGCCTGCGCGTGCCGGATGCCGCCTTGCCCCGCGAGCTGGCGAAGGCGCTCGGCCGCCCGCTCATCACCACGTCGGCGACCCATACCGACGGTACGGTTCTTTCTGACGCGCGGGACATCAAGACGGCGCTGGGCCATGGGCTGGATTTGATTCTGGACGGCGGCGTCACGTTGAACGAGCCGTCCACGGTGGTTTCACTGATAGGCGATACGCTTGAAATCCTGAGGCAGGGCAAGGGTAGTCTGGAGTCCTGA
- a CDS encoding cation:proton antiporter, translating to MKGSIFRLLLLMGLLAAITQAQVVRADAGTPVLLAAGALLLCGLFAGKVAKGLGLPRLTGYLLVGVAVGPYALGFIPNAGVKGLELVKGLAVSLIALVAGTELHLGLIRRVGARVALLCAAVCGVTFAVCFGATFALKPVLPFLAPMTVPQALAVSALMSTVVVSFSPTVTIAIVQETSARGPFTEFLMALVIIGDLFVMVAFGLAAGITRATFGNGLDLAALVGGVGWELFGSVAVGCLLAVAMLLYMRGVNRELPLFLVGLSFAAAEGGARLHLSPLLVSLAAGAIIANLDEREGHRIHQAINQAGLPVFALFFAAAGAGLKLDALVTVGPAALLLVALRGLAIWGACRKFAPAEDPRLKRYLWMGLISQAGVTFGLAALVSRTFPSFGPQVEVLIIAMITAHELVGPVLTRRALLGSGEIRAEEAGGGA from the coding sequence ATGAAGGGGTCCATCTTCCGGTTGCTACTGCTCATGGGGCTCCTGGCGGCCATCACCCAGGCGCAGGTGGTTCGCGCGGACGCGGGCACACCGGTGCTGCTGGCGGCGGGCGCGCTGCTCTTGTGCGGCCTGTTCGCGGGCAAGGTGGCCAAGGGCCTGGGCCTGCCGCGCCTCACCGGCTACCTGCTGGTGGGCGTGGCGGTGGGGCCGTACGCGCTGGGCTTCATCCCCAACGCGGGCGTGAAGGGGCTGGAGCTGGTGAAGGGGTTGGCCGTGAGCCTCATCGCGCTCGTAGCTGGTACGGAGCTGCACCTGGGGCTCATCCGCCGGGTGGGCGCGCGCGTGGCGCTGCTCTGCGCGGCGGTGTGCGGGGTGACGTTCGCCGTGTGCTTCGGGGCCACGTTCGCGCTCAAGCCCGTGCTGCCGTTCCTGGCCCCCATGACGGTGCCGCAGGCGCTGGCGGTGAGCGCGCTCATGTCCACGGTGGTGGTGTCGTTCTCCCCCACGGTGACCATCGCCATCGTGCAGGAGACGTCCGCGCGCGGCCCCTTCACGGAGTTCCTGATGGCGCTGGTCATCATCGGGGACCTGTTCGTGATGGTGGCCTTTGGCCTGGCCGCGGGCATCACCCGCGCGACGTTCGGCAACGGCCTGGACCTGGCCGCGCTGGTGGGCGGGGTGGGGTGGGAGCTGTTCGGCTCCGTGGCGGTGGGGTGCCTGCTGGCCGTGGCGATGCTCCTGTACATGCGGGGCGTCAACCGCGAGCTGCCGCTGTTCCTCGTGGGCCTGTCCTTCGCGGCGGCCGAGGGCGGGGCGCGGCTGCACCTGTCGCCGCTGCTGGTGTCGCTGGCGGCCGGGGCGATCATCGCGAACCTGGACGAGCGCGAGGGCCACCGCATCCACCAGGCCATCAACCAGGCGGGCCTGCCGGTGTTCGCGCTCTTCTTCGCCGCGGCGGGGGCGGGGCTGAAGCTGGACGCGCTGGTGACCGTGGGGCCGGCCGCGCTGCTGCTCGTGGCGCTGCGCGGCCTGGCCATCTGGGGCGCGTGCCGCAAGTTCGCGCCCGCGGAGGATCCGCGCCTCAAGCGCTACCTGTGGATGGGGCTCATCTCCCAGGCGGGCGTGACGTTCGGCCTGGCGGCGCTGGTGTCGCGCACCTTCCCGTCCTTCGGGCCGCAGGTGGAGGTGCTCATCATCGCGATGATCACCGCGCACGAGCTGGTGGGGCCCGTCCTCACCCGGCGTGCGCTCCTGGGCAGTGGCGAAATCCGTGCGGAGGAGGCGGGCGGCGGCGCATAG
- a CDS encoding sodium:proton exchanger — MQALLVFLIVAALSLLASSRSLLDPGRFPALAQLAASGLLFLIFGALLGPSLLGVLTARNLDSLRPLVALGLGTGGVLLGLNLEPRLLRLLPRPVYAAAVAHAGTAFLFVALPLSVPLLLSMGLRPLVAVGAAALLGAAASLSSGHFAVLGYRNGRLERARGLGVALLTMMDDAVGLGVLALGLVLGVTGNAAEGLGLLALALLLGVACGALLAFLTYSLKDLAEQTTVTLGMVALVGGAAAYLRLSSLLAGVACGATLALIGGRTAERVARALSRVERPTYLVLVFLVGCQIHARDVSAWAMLPAFVGLRFLGKVLGGRFAQRLTAGVLELPPRFGYALISQGGLALCLVAEYVMLVPGSLSQRVLDVVAVGAVVNEMLAHGAFRHVLNSERKATASRGASSAGDAGVAA; from the coding sequence GTGCAAGCGCTGCTCGTCTTCCTCATCGTCGCGGCGTTGTCGCTGCTCGCGTCCAGCCGGTCGCTCCTGGATCCGGGCCGCTTCCCGGCGCTGGCGCAGCTGGCGGCCAGCGGCCTCTTGTTCCTCATCTTCGGGGCCCTCCTGGGGCCGTCCCTGCTGGGCGTGCTCACCGCGCGCAACCTGGACTCGCTGCGCCCGCTGGTGGCGCTGGGGCTGGGGACGGGGGGCGTGCTGCTGGGGCTCAACCTGGAGCCGCGCCTCCTGCGGCTGTTGCCCCGGCCCGTGTACGCGGCGGCGGTCGCGCACGCGGGCACGGCCTTCCTCTTCGTCGCGCTGCCGCTGTCCGTCCCGCTGCTTCTGTCCATGGGGCTGCGGCCCCTGGTGGCGGTGGGCGCGGCGGCGCTCCTGGGCGCGGCGGCGAGCCTGTCCTCCGGCCACTTCGCGGTGCTGGGCTACCGCAACGGACGGCTGGAGCGCGCGCGGGGCCTGGGCGTGGCGCTGCTCACGATGATGGACGACGCGGTGGGCCTGGGCGTGCTCGCGCTGGGCCTGGTGCTGGGCGTCACCGGCAACGCGGCGGAAGGGCTGGGCCTGTTGGCGCTGGCGCTGCTGTTAGGCGTGGCGTGCGGGGCGCTGCTGGCGTTCCTCACGTATTCGCTCAAGGACCTGGCGGAGCAGACCACGGTGACGCTGGGCATGGTGGCGCTGGTGGGCGGCGCGGCGGCGTACCTGCGGCTGTCGTCGCTGCTGGCGGGCGTGGCCTGCGGCGCGACGCTGGCGCTGATCGGCGGGCGCACGGCGGAGCGCGTGGCGCGGGCGCTCTCGCGCGTGGAGCGGCCCACGTACCTGGTGCTGGTGTTCCTGGTGGGCTGTCAGATCCACGCGCGTGACGTGTCCGCCTGGGCGATGTTGCCCGCGTTCGTGGGGCTGCGCTTTTTGGGCAAGGTGCTGGGCGGGCGGTTCGCGCAGCGGCTCACCGCGGGCGTGTTGGAGCTGCCGCCGCGCTTCGGCTACGCGCTCATCTCCCAGGGCGGCCTGGCGCTGTGCCTGGTGGCCGAGTACGTGATGCTGGTGCCGGGCTCGCTGTCGCAGCGGGTGCTGGACGTGGTGGCGGTGGGCGCGGTCGTCAACGAGATGCTCGCGCACGGGGCCTTCCGGCACGTGCTGAACAGCGAGCGCAAGGCCACGGCCTCGCGCGGCGCGTCCTCCGCCGGTGATGCGGGGGTGGCGGCATGA